The Corynebacterium freiburgense region ACAAGATTGGGAGACCGATTTTCGCGCAATTTTCACCGAGGGGAAAGCCTCTCAATCAATTTATATTAGTAAAACCTCTGCTAGTGACCCTGCAATGGCCCCTGAAGATTGTGAAAACCTTTTTATACTGATCCCGGTTGCTGCGAATCCGGAAATTGGTCACGGAAGCGTGTTCCAAGCAGATGGCCTAGCTTCCCCGCAGGTCGATAATATTATCGACTCAACGCTCGATCTTATTTCCCAGCGTGCCGGTATTCCAGATTTACATGAACGAATCCTCAGCCGACACAGTATCGGCCCCGGCGACTACCAGCAACAATTCAATGCTTGGCACGGCAATGCAATTGGTTTGGCACATACATTAAAGCAATCCGCATTTTTACGTGGCTCAAATGCTTCCAGAAAAGTCTCTGGCCTGTATTACGCAGGTGCTACTACGGTTCCCGGCGTTGGTTTACCCATGTGCCTTATTAGTGCAGAAAACGTTTTAAAACGTATTCGAGGTGATACTTCAACTGGACCAAGCTAAACGCTATTCTCGAACCCACGCACCGATTGGACCGTCTAATACAGGCGGCAAATCCCCAATAAGGTCATGTACGTTTTTATTTCGTTCCAGTTTATTTGTTAGTACTTTGCCTTTTCCTTGGGATTGATGCATTTGTGATCCTGCCCCCGGAGCGCCAACCGCACCCATGGGCACACCACTAGTAGTGTGCCCGCGTACTCCATACTGCCCTCCCATAAAACCTCCCGATCCTGCCACACCACCTCCCGATCCCAACGGTGTCTGAGTTCCCGGAGTTGGGTGAAACGGACCTCCAGTAATCGGTGCTGTCTGAGGGCGTTTTCCAAAGACAGAATGCATTGGAGCACCACCAACCGTACCGGGCACAGCTGTGGCATTTGATTGGATTCCGCTCGGTGTTGTAGCGCCAGTAATTGGTCCTGGATTGGATGTGTGTTTGATTTGAGTAGCTATTGGATCAACCCCATTCATGCCGGATTTTACAAAATTCTGTGGCTGAGGTGCTGCAATGGGGGAAGATTCAAACGGCGTTGCTGAATAATTTCCAGGATGAAAGGCATGCATCGATGGTGATGGCACCCCAAAGGAAGGTGCATGTGGAGTCGTAATTGGGCCAGGTACCGCAGCTTGGTGCGTACCAATGTTTCCGAAAATCCGTTGGATACCATCTAGTACTTGTCCGAGCGGATGACTACCAGTTGATCCAATTGATAGTGGTTGATTGCCGTCAGTAAGCAATTGTTCCGCACTATGAATAACAGTATCCGCCATTACTTTAGAAATCGAAGGTGAGTTCCCAAACTCTTGGTAGCCAGATTCAGCTACGCCAGAATTATTAAAGTTATTTCCAGAGCTGGATTTCACATCATAGTCCGGCTCGGTGTGTTGGATCATCTGCGCCTCTGCACTGTCCATAAGCCCGGAGATCAAAGGCACTCCCGCTTGGAGTGCTGCAGGAAATTCCCCGCCCATAAAACTTGCCAGAAATTCCTGTTCAGCTAGCTTTTTTAATGCTGGATCCTCGATTGCATTGATTTTCGCTTGCGCCACTGCCACTTCCCCGGAACCCCAAGAATGCACAGAGTCGATTTGCTGGAGAGTATCAGCCATAGTGGCTGCGTTTTCGGAAAAATTAAGCCCGATATCACTGGCAGCCCGCAGCACTTTTGCGGCTACTTCAAAAATATCTCCTTTATGGAGGGTTTGAAGTTCTTCCGCCACCCCAAGAAGTTGACGCGCTGCATCAGCGATCTCACCAGACATAACCGTCCAAATATGGCTGGCCTCACATAATACCTCCGTATCAGTTCCGGCAAAGTCAGATGCTAATTGCTGAATACTGCTCGCACCACCAGTTACCGGCGGCGCAAAAGTAAAAGCGCCATATTGCACTAGCGGCCGAGCAGGCGTATCTAGAGTTGCCTGTTGTATTGCGCCTTGGCCTTCTCCGGCATGGTAGATTCCGTGCGCATTATATGCCTCTTGTTCAGTAACTGCGCCAATGCTTGCAGCAAGGGCTTCAGCCATCCATCCCATATGCTGGGCATACGACTGGAGAACTTCAGACGCAGAGCCGGTCGCCCCATGTAACACTTGACCATGTGATTGCCCCAGCTGATTCAAGCCAGGCACATTGGAAAACGATGCATCAAGGAGGCAGGAGTCTGCACGCCGTAATGAACTTTGGACCAATTGTTCAATCTGTTGGATTTTTCCAGCAAGCTCCATGGCAGATTCTGGTACAAAGTCGAGCTGCATAATGGCCACCTTTGCAAAAATCGTTGTACGTATATATCGGCATACAAATACCTGACACAGCAGGTAGTTTCGCAATAGCTGGCCTGCAGATCCTTACCACGCAGCAACAAAACAACCTACTGAACTTTACGACGCCTCGGCCGTGCAGGTTGGTTCCATAGTCGCCGAATCACCCCTACATAAGGGTCCAAAACTGAACTTGCCTTGAAAAGTCAGGCCAGTTTTAGGTGCGCAGACTGATTGCCTTGGGTTTTCCCAGTTGGTTCAGCTGGTTTCCTAAGTGCATGGGCTGGTTCGCTAAAGGCATGGGCTGGTTCGCTAAAGGCATGGGCTGGTTTCCTGAGGTTGGAGCCGCTTTCCCTGCGGTTTGATAGGTCTACCCTATCAAACTAGTGATGTTTTCATCCTTACTGTCGCAGATTCCATAAAATCGCCTGAAAAAATGGAATTTGTGACAGCAACCCATGTTGTACACAACTGTTGACCTGGGGTTTGTCGCAGATTCCATAAAAACAGCGAAAAAAATGGAATTCGTGACAGGTTCCCTACCTATCGTGTCGCAGATTCCATAAAATCCGCCGAAAAAATGGAATCTGTGACAACACGCCCAACCAGCACCCAAAAAAGTCCAGCCAACGCCCAAAAGTCCAACCAGCGCCCGAAAAGGCTAAGCACCTCCCAACCAACGCCCAAAAGTCCAACCAGACCCCAGACGCTTCTCAATCAGATCCAATCAAATCCCAGTTCACCGGACGCACACAACCAAACCACCGGCCACAAAGCCAACAAAACCAGAGAGCAGTTACATATCTACCCGATCAAACTGCCTTTAAAAATCACATTTCCGGCTTGCAGCTCAGCCGAATACAAGTTCCCTACAGAAGTATTAAACACATACGAAACGCTGGTTTTTGCACCTGACCCGAGTGGCAAATCTAGCCCTGATGGCGTGCCCGCGGTCACCTCATCGAGGAGCTCCACCTCGGTTTCATTCCCTGAGTAATCAATAAGTTTTAACTTTGGGGAATTCACAGCATCTGGAGGTATAGCAACATCATTTAAGTTCTTAATATAAAGATTTACCGAAGCCCCGCCATTCGGCGCATATGTAGCCCCAACGAGTGTCCATTCAACATTCAGCCCGGGATCATGATGTTTACCGTAAATACTTTCGGCCTCTACAGGATCCACACTTTTTGCGCTAAAAGTAGGCTGGGAGATAGCACTTGCCGTTACACTTGGTTCTTGCGCGATCGGAGTTTCACGGAGATCTAATACGCTACAACCAGCGAGAATAGTAGCCGTTATAACAGTAAGCCCGGCCGCCTTGGGCCAAGCATTGCGTGCACTCATCCTTGACATATTGCACGTCTCCCTTCCTACGGCCCGCGCCGCCTTAGGACATTCTAATACGCACAACTTATCCATCGGAATACCTAGACCTTTTATTACCAAAATACCTGCATTACAAAGGCATTTTTTCTATGCATACTCAAACCCACCATTCTCAGCATTTTTACTACACAAGCCTGCCTGTACCTCCTACCCGGCAATATTCCAGACCGATAATCGCTTACGCCGCTAGAGTGGGAACATGCGTTTTCCAAATATGAAAGAACTCCAAGCACGCGGCACTCTCAAATGGACCAAATATCCAGCCGATGTCCTTCCCATGTGGGTTGCCGAAAGTGATTTCGGCACCTGCCCCGAAGTAAAACAAGCGCTTTTCGACGCCGTCGAGCGCGAGGCTTTTGGTTACCCCCCGGCCTCCGACGGATTAGCTGACGCATTAGTTACTTTTTCCCAGCAACGGTACGGTTGGGCACCCAAACCAGAGCATGTTTTTCCGATTCCTGATGTTGTTCGGGGAGTGTGTCTCGCGGTGGAACATCTCACCAGACCGGGTAGCGCTGTTATCGTACCAACCCCTTCATATATGCCATTTTTGGAACTTACGGGCGCGACCAAACGTGAAACAATGTTTATCGACGCCTACCATGGCATCGATCTCAATGATATTGAGCAATGTCTCCAACGCGGCGCTGGCAGTATCGTTTTAGTCAGCCCCTACAATCCGCTAGGTTTCGCTTTTGAAAAGGACTACTTAGTCAAGCTGGCGGAACTTGTAGCCCGATATGACGCTCGGATTATTGCGGATGAAATTCATGCACCTTTAGTTTTTGGCACCCACAATATTCCAGTTGCATCTGTTTCAGACACCGCCGCTGAAGTCACCATCACTGTGACCGCAACATCCAAAGCTTGGAATGTCGCAGGATTGAAATGTGCTCAAATGGTCTTTTCAAACCCGAAGGACGTCCAAGCCTGGGAACGCATTCACCCTATCCTTCGCGAAGGCGTTTCAACCATAGGTCTCATTGCTGCTGAAGCTTGCTATCGAGCCCATCAGGAATTTTTGGACAAACAAATCGACGTTCTCGTGAATAATCGAGACACTCTGATTACCGAGCTACCAAAAATCCTTCCAGGCGTTCGCACAACCGTACCAAACGCAACATACCTAATGTGGATCGATTTCCGGGAAACCCCCATCGCCGACAACCCCGCGGCCCATATCCTGCAGCGCTGCGGAGTTGCCTTAAACGAAGGCACGACTTTCGGTCCAGGCGGTGAAGGTCACGCACGGTTAAACTTTGCTTGTACTCCAGAAGTCTTGGCGGAGGGCCTTAGCAGGCTCGCAAATGCGTACTAGTATCCACGAGACGGATCAACTTCAGTAAGCATACGTTCACCCCTAATAAACCGCCGGTAGTTTTCCGCAACTACTGGCGCCAAAAATGCATCCATGGTGTGCAGGGTATTTGCTGTATGTGGGGTAATAACCACATTGCTCCGACCCCATAGTGGATGTCCGTCTGGCAGGGGTTCTGGATCTGTTACGTCCAGACCAGCTCCAGCGATCTGCCCGCTATTTAATGCTGCAACAAGCGCTTCAGTGTCTACAACTTCCCCGCGAGCAACATTAATGAGCAGTGAAGAAGGTTTCATAGCCGCAAAAATCTCGGTATTCACCATATGTTTGGTTTCTTCAGTAAGCGGGCAACATAGAATTATATGGTCAACCTCGCCTGCAACGTCGATAAGGCGATCATTTCTTCCTACAGGAACAACTTCGGAATCGAACACAGGAAGGATTTTTTCCAAGGCCTTTCCGATACCTCCCATACCAACAACAGCCGTGCGCGTACCGAGGAGCATGCTTGTGGATTCATCAACACTTAAATCTTTCGGCCAGGAGTCTGTCCTCACCATATGAGGGATGCAGTGTTTTAAGGAAAGCAATAATGCCATTGCTGATTCAGCAACTTGCTTCCCGTAAATCCCAGATGCATTTGACCAACGTCGATCGGGGGTAATATGTCCATCTCGAAAGTACGCATTAATACCTGCAAATGGGAGCTGTACCCACTGAATATTTTCCGGGAGCTTTGGGAACGGACGTACGGGTACCTGGGTAAATACAAAAATATCTGCAGCTTCAAGTGAATCAACAATATGTGCGCCTTCGCTCCGAAGCGCCTCCTCCACTTGGGGGTACGAACCAAAACCTATATATACCTTCATGCCCGTTTATGCTACCACGGGGGCTTTACCCAGTTTTACCTGCTACGATAAGCCAATTCCACAATGTTGTGAAAGGCAGGCTTTCCATATGGGCCAAAAATCCACGGCTGCCAAGACCTCTCTTGCGTCGGCCATCACAGTGGCAACTCTCATGCTCTTCTCTATGTTTTTCGGAGCAGGTAACTTAATTTTCCCTCCAATTCTCGGCGCTAGTGCTGGCGAAGGCTTTACATTAGCAATTATCGGCTTCCTTCTTGCTGGTGTTGCTCTTCCTGTGGTTTCCACGATCGCGGTCGCAGTCACAGGCAACGACATTATCGATCTCGCCCGAAGGGGTGGACCTATATTTGGTGTCGTATTCCCCGTATTGGTGTATCTTGCAATCGGCGCATTTTATGCACTTCCCCGTACCGCAGTGGTAAGTTTTTCTACTGCGGTAACGCCGATTACGGGCTGGGATTCAACCGAAGCAGCGGTTATTTTTTCAGCACTATTCTTCGGCGCCTCTCTCGCCCTAGCGTTTGATCCTTCGAATCTTGTAGATAAATTAGGCAAATATCTCACCCCAATGCTGCTTATTCTTTTAGTAGCATTGGTTGTACTCTCGGTATTGTATTTAGATGGCAAACCAATGCAAGCAACCGAAGAATATGCGGATCACCCATTAAGCGCTGGATTAATCCAGGGCTACTTCACAATGGATTCTCTCGCTGCCTTGGCATTCGGAATTGTTGTTGTGTCTTCCTTACGTCATAAGGGAATTACGGACAGCAAACTTCTTGTACGCGGTGTATCATATGCAGCCATTGGGGCGGGCGCCCTACTTATGGTGATCTACCTCGGGCTTGGATATATTGGGCACATCATTCCAAACCCGAGTAAGTACTCTGACGGCGCGGTATTGCTTACCGACGCCGCCCAACTCACTATGGGCACCCCAGGCTTAATCGTGTTCGGGCTTATTGTGCTTCTCGCTTGCCTTACCACTTCTGTTGGACTTATCGGCGCTACCAGCGAGTTCTTTAATCGTCTGGTACCAAAAATCAGTTATCGGAATTGGGCAATTCTATTTTCAATTATTTCATTCGGCGTTTCCATTAAAGGGCTCAAAGCCGTCCTCAGTATCGCCGGACCGATTATCGGATTCCTATATCCGATTGCAATTACCCTGGTATTCATTAGCCTGATCGAGCCACTATTCCGCCGTAAACTACGCTACACATTTGTATTCGGCCTCTTTACAGCGGTAGTTTGGGCTGGTCTTATGAGTTTGAATTCTCTTGGTATTGCAAGTGGCTTTATCGAAACTTTGATCGGTTGGTCGCCAATGCATGATCAAGATCTCGGCTGGGCGCTTCCAGCAGCAGCCGCTATCGCATTAGGCATTGGCGTGGATACAGCCGTAATGCCAGCACATAAAACTCCTGCCGAGTCCCCTACCGAATCACAACCGCTTGCCCAGGAAAGCGCCCCGAAAGTTTCGAATACTACATCGTAGTTTTTCAGCTATAGGTGGCCGAGCTTTTCAACCTTAACATTCGGATTTTCCTCTTGTATCCACTCCACAACCTCGAAAACATTTGGGTTTGCTCCAGGAGGAAAATCCGCAATATATGCCTCAAGTTCTTTTGGGGCGCCACTGCGAGTATCCATGTCGAGTCGAGAGGACATTCGCGCCGCGATATGTCCCGGAATAAGCGCCAAGTAAGTACTTGATTCCAATGCCGCTGTTCTTCTACTCCATGTTTGCACACACGTTAACTGCTGGGGCGATAATCGAACACCACTACGAGTAATATGTAGCTCTGGCCCAACTTCCAGAACTACTTTTCGGCGCCTTAAAATCACTACCGCCAGGCAACACACCGCCAATAAAATTCCTAAAGCTGGCAAACTTGCAGAAAGCCCATATAAAGCACGCAATGTGGAATTTCTTGCTGTGGCATACACGCGCAAAAATCCGATACATAAAGGTGCCATTACTACTACAAAAACAAGAAATGTAATAGCTGCTCGAGACTTGGCTATCGAAGCAAAACTAGTGCGAACTCGAAGATTACTCATTGTGCGCATTATTTTACGCGTTAGGTGCAAAATAGTATGCAAACACACTCCGCACCTTCACCCCCCGACTGCATTGGAGTGGGCGGGACGTCGAAACGCAGCAGCAGCCGAGATACACCGCAAACCATATTGCTTCCCGACCCTGCTGAATCATTGATTTTTTGTACCCAATCTTTTTTGGACTCCAGAAAGTAATGCCAGCAGCCAGCAACGACGAGACACAAGCCAGCATTCACCCCGATTCCCATTTGTTATCAAAATTCTAATTCACTGATCGCCGTGCAACTAAGACATTCACCACTTACAGCAAACTAAGAATGGCAGTTGTGGCATTTTCTAATACACGAAAACCCTGGACAGCTCCCCCCATGTATAGAATTTGCTGCCACACTGGATAGGCATTTGGATGAATATCAACTCTAAAAAATACCCCCGCTGTAAACGGACCAACCCTTTATTTCAAAGTGTGAGCGACTACCCTTGCAACACATGGGTAAATTTCAGGCCCCAAATGCCACGCTTTCAGTGATTGCTGCTGCCACGGTTACGGCAACGCTTAGCGCCTGCTCCGCAGGTTCTACAGCTGCGCGTGTAGGCCGCATTGCAGACGAAAATACGGTCGTTGTTGCCGTCGCCGCTGCTCCTGCGTCTTTGGATTTCACCAAAACTTCTGGCGCAGCAATCCCACAAGCTCTTATGGGAAATGTGTACGAAGGCCTCGTAAAAATTAACGACGAAGGCGAAGTTGAACCTCTCCTAGCCACCGATTGGGAGGTCTCCTCCGATCGGCTCACCTATACGTTCCACCTACAAAAAGGAGTAACTTTTTCCAACGGTTCTCCCTTTAATGCAGAAACCGCTAAGTTCTCCATCGACCGCGTTCGCTCAGAAGAGTGGACAAATGGCCTGAAGAAACAAATGGATGTGGTATCCGAAACTCGCGTAGTTGACCCACATACTTTAGAGGTAACGCTCACTCGGCCAAGCAACCGCTGGTTGTGGTCTATGGGAACGTTTATTGGGGCAATGATGAGCCCTGATGGCGTCTCCGAGTTAGCCACGAATCCAATTGGTACCGGACCGTACACAATTGATCAATGGGCAGTTGGGCAATCCCTTTCCTTTGCTGCCCGATCAGATTATTGGGGTAATAAGCCTGCAAATAATGGAGCCGCGATTCGCTATTTCAGTGATGCAATCGGGGCAACAAATGCACTTCGCTCGGGTGATGTTGATGTTGTGTATTCCATGCAATCACCGGAATTGTTGCAAACATTAGACAGTTATCAGGTTAAAGAAGGCACGACCAATGGTGAAGTGCTACTGAGCATGAATAACCGGCGCGAACCATTTAACGACGTCCGCGTCCGCCAGGCAGTGCTGTACGCTATCGATCGTCAAGCCGTTATTGATACCGCATGGGCTGGCAAAGGAATTGATACTGGCGGTGTTCCAGTTCCGCCATCCGATCCTTGGTACGAGGAATCTGACCGCTACCCATTTAACCCGGATAAAGCTCGTGAGCTTATTAAAGAAGCCGGCGCCGAAGGCAAGCGAATTGTATTATCTGTACCTTCGCTGCCTTATGCCACCGCAGCGTCCGAAATTGTCGTTTCTCAATTACGCGATGTAGGGCTTGATGTGGTAATTGAATCCACCGAATTCCCCGCCGTTTGGCTTTCCAAAGTACATAAGGCCCACGACTACGATATGTCAATCATTATGCATATCGAGGCACGCGATATTCCTACACTTTTTGGCAACCCTGATTATTATTTAGGTTTTGATTCTGAAACCGTTCGCCAGGCACTTGAGTTAGCGGATTCTGATTCCCCCGATAACCAAGTCACACATATGCGACGTGCCGTTGACGGCATTATGGAAGAAGCAGGCGCAGCGACACTCTTTAATTACCCGAATATTGTAGTTTCTTCCCCAAATGTTGATGGGGTTCGAGCCAATCTTGTGGCCGAAGGATTACAGCTGTCTACATTACGGAAGGAACAATAGTTATGGCCGGTGTTCTCCGTATTTTTACACGTTTCGCCGTCACACTATTTATTGCAAGTATCATTATTTTTATTTTGCTGCGCGTAGCTCCTGGCGATCCCGCAGAAATCGCGCTTGGCATTCACGCCGATAATGAAGCTCTTGCAAAAACCCGCCAAACTTTTGGTCTCGATCAATCGCTGTTCACCCAATACATCACTTGGATTGGCGGCTTATTAAGTGGCAATTTTGGGGTTTCACTGACCAATAAATTGGACATCACTCCCCTACTTATTGATCGCCTTCAAGTCAGTCTAATTTTGGTTGCATCGAGTATGGCACTAGCACTCTTAATAGCAATTCCTATGGGCACTTGGGCCGCCATGCGTCACCGCCATTTCGACGGCGCGTTTATTACTGCTTTTAGCCAGGTAGGCATTGCTATCCCTAGTTTCCTCGCTGGTATCCTGCTGGTTTCCGCTTTCGCAGTGAATCTTGGTTGGCTTCCTGCTAATGGTTGGGTCCCGCCTGCGCATTCGACTAAAGAGTTTTTAGCTCGCTTAGTTCTGCCAACTATTTCACTGGCCGCTGTACAAGGTGCCATGATGACCCGCTATGTTCGCGCATCTGTCCTCGAAATCATCCATGAAGACTTTATGCGTACAGCTCGTGCCACCGGCCTTTCTAAAATTGGCGCAATGCTCCGCCACGGTTTACGAAACGCCGCCCTCCCTGTTATTACCGTTACCGGCGTTCAACTCACAGCACTAGTTGTAGGTGCTGTCGTTGTTGAAAAAGTTTTTGTTATTCCGGGCTTGGGCACAATGCTTCTCGACGCCGTGGTCAACCGCGACCTTATCACCATCCAAACGGTGGTCATGGTGCTGGTGTTCCTTACCCTGTTGGCCAATCTTATCGTTGACCTCGTATCTAATTTTATCGATCCCCGTATTGGAAAGGAGTAGTAAACACAATGCGCACTAGTGGCATTATCGGAGCAATTATTGTTTCCACAGTTGTATTTGGCGCTCTCCTTTCATTGGTTTGGACGCCATACGATCCCGTACACGTTATCCCCGAAGACCGTCTGCAGGGTAGCTCACTCGAACATTTCCTTGGGACAGACCGCTACGGACGAGACGTCTTTTCCCAAATCCTGGCAGGCTCCCGAATCACTCTTCTTGTAGGCCTTGTTGCCGTGGGTATTGGCGCTGGTTTAGGTATCCCACTCGGCGTGATCGCCGGCATGAAACGTGGTCTTATCGACCAATTTATTATGCGCGGTGCCGATATGCTGTTAGCATTTCCGGCACTTCTACTTGCAATTATCTCCGGCGCCGCCTTTGGCGCTTCCACAATCTCTGCAATGGTTGCAATTGGTATTGCAGCTTCTCCGAGCTTCGCTCGTGTTGCGCGCTCCGGCACCCTGCAAGTTATGAGCCGTGATTATATCGCCGCAGCCAAGCTTTCTGGACGTTCCCCAATTCCACACATCCTTCCGAATATCGCTGGTGTGCTTACCGTGCAAGCTTCCGTCGCCTTTGCACTAGCAATCCTTGCGGAAGCCGCCTTGAGCTTCCTCGGCCTTGGCACCCCTCCCCCAGATCCATCATGGGGCCGCATGCTCCAAAGCGCCCAAGCTTCACTGGGCTCCGAACCTATGCTCGCCGTTTGGCCGGGCCTTACGATCGCAATAACCGTTCTTGGTTTCAACCTTCTTGGTGATGGTCTCCGCGACCTTATTGACCCAAAAACTAGGAGGGCCGCATGACGCTGCTACAGGTTTCCGACCTTCATATCAATACCAGGCACCGCGAGCTGGTTCGCGATATCACACTAAAACTCGCACCTGGCGAACGCGTAGGACTCATTGGCGAATCCGGCTCCGGGAAATCCCTTACTGCCCTGGCCATTATGGGGTTACTCCCAGAAAACCTGCACCCTTCCGGCAATATCGAACTGGAGGGCGTCGGCAAGCTACTCGGTGTACATGA contains the following coding sequences:
- a CDS encoding ABC transporter permease, with the translated sequence MAGVLRIFTRFAVTLFIASIIIFILLRVAPGDPAEIALGIHADNEALAKTRQTFGLDQSLFTQYITWIGGLLSGNFGVSLTNKLDITPLLIDRLQVSLILVASSMALALLIAIPMGTWAAMRHRHFDGAFITAFSQVGIAIPSFLAGILLVSAFAVNLGWLPANGWVPPAHSTKEFLARLVLPTISLAAVQGAMMTRYVRASVLEIIHEDFMRTARATGLSKIGAMLRHGLRNAALPVITVTGVQLTALVVGAVVVEKVFVIPGLGTMLLDAVVNRDLITIQTVVMVLVFLTLLANLIVDLVSNFIDPRIGKE
- a CDS encoding ABC transporter permease; the encoded protein is MRTSGIIGAIIVSTVVFGALLSLVWTPYDPVHVIPEDRLQGSSLEHFLGTDRYGRDVFSQILAGSRITLLVGLVAVGIGAGLGIPLGVIAGMKRGLIDQFIMRGADMLLAFPALLLAIISGAAFGASTISAMVAIGIAASPSFARVARSGTLQVMSRDYIAAAKLSGRSPIPHILPNIAGVLTVQASVAFALAILAEAALSFLGLGTPPPDPSWGRMLQSAQASLGSEPMLAVWPGLTIAITVLGFNLLGDGLRDLIDPKTRRAA
- a CDS encoding MalY/PatB family protein, with translation MRFPNMKELQARGTLKWTKYPADVLPMWVAESDFGTCPEVKQALFDAVEREAFGYPPASDGLADALVTFSQQRYGWAPKPEHVFPIPDVVRGVCLAVEHLTRPGSAVIVPTPSYMPFLELTGATKRETMFIDAYHGIDLNDIEQCLQRGAGSIVLVSPYNPLGFAFEKDYLVKLAELVARYDARIIADEIHAPLVFGTHNIPVASVSDTAAEVTITVTATSKAWNVAGLKCAQMVFSNPKDVQAWERIHPILREGVSTIGLIAAEACYRAHQEFLDKQIDVLVNNRDTLITELPKILPGVRTTVPNATYLMWIDFRETPIADNPAAHILQRCGVALNEGTTFGPGGEGHARLNFACTPEVLAEGLSRLANAY
- a CDS encoding ABC transporter substrate-binding protein, yielding MGKFQAPNATLSVIAAATVTATLSACSAGSTAARVGRIADENTVVVAVAAAPASLDFTKTSGAAIPQALMGNVYEGLVKINDEGEVEPLLATDWEVSSDRLTYTFHLQKGVTFSNGSPFNAETAKFSIDRVRSEEWTNGLKKQMDVVSETRVVDPHTLEVTLTRPSNRWLWSMGTFIGAMMSPDGVSELATNPIGTGPYTIDQWAVGQSLSFAARSDYWGNKPANNGAAIRYFSDAIGATNALRSGDVDVVYSMQSPELLQTLDSYQVKEGTTNGEVLLSMNNRREPFNDVRVRQAVLYAIDRQAVIDTAWAGKGIDTGGVPVPPSDPWYEESDRYPFNPDKARELIKEAGAEGKRIVLSVPSLPYATAASEIVVSQLRDVGLDVVIESTEFPAVWLSKVHKAHDYDMSIIMHIEARDIPTLFGNPDYYLGFDSETVRQALELADSDSPDNQVTHMRRAVDGIMEEAGAATLFNYPNIVVSSPNVDGVRANLVAEGLQLSTLRKEQ
- a CDS encoding D-isomer specific 2-hydroxyacid dehydrogenase family protein, with protein sequence MKVYIGFGSYPQVEEALRSEGAHIVDSLEAADIFVFTQVPVRPFPKLPENIQWVQLPFAGINAYFRDGHITPDRRWSNASGIYGKQVAESAMALLLSLKHCIPHMVRTDSWPKDLSVDESTSMLLGTRTAVVGMGGIGKALEKILPVFDSEVVPVGRNDRLIDVAGEVDHIILCCPLTEETKHMVNTEIFAAMKPSSLLINVARGEVVDTEALVAALNSGQIAGAGLDVTDPEPLPDGHPLWGRSNVVITPHTANTLHTMDAFLAPVVAENYRRFIRGERMLTEVDPSRGY
- the brnQ gene encoding branched-chain amino acid transport system II carrier protein; translation: MGQKSTAAKTSLASAITVATLMLFSMFFGAGNLIFPPILGASAGEGFTLAIIGFLLAGVALPVVSTIAVAVTGNDIIDLARRGGPIFGVVFPVLVYLAIGAFYALPRTAVVSFSTAVTPITGWDSTEAAVIFSALFFGASLALAFDPSNLVDKLGKYLTPMLLILLVALVVLSVLYLDGKPMQATEEYADHPLSAGLIQGYFTMDSLAALAFGIVVVSSLRHKGITDSKLLVRGVSYAAIGAGALLMVIYLGLGYIGHIIPNPSKYSDGAVLLTDAAQLTMGTPGLIVFGLIVLLACLTTSVGLIGATSEFFNRLVPKISYRNWAILFSIISFGVSIKGLKAVLSIAGPIIGFLYPIAITLVFISLIEPLFRRKLRYTFVFGLFTAVVWAGLMSLNSLGIASGFIETLIGWSPMHDQDLGWALPAAAAIALGIGVDTAVMPAHKTPAESPTESQPLAQESAPKVSNTTS